The following are from one region of the Mycolicibacterium helvum genome:
- a CDS encoding circularly permuted type 2 ATP-grasp protein, whose amino-acid sequence MCRVSLRTLPSEASRTSRNGSRQPRRHDHIFGGYNAMGSYAKAFDEMFDNQGNVRGPYKGIFAELAPSDAEELEARAEALGRAFIDQGITFSLSGQERPFPLDLVPRVISAAEWSRLERGITQRVKALEMYLDDIYGDQEILRDGVIPRRLVTSCEHFHRQAAGINPPNGVRIHVAGIDLVRDAQGTFRVLEDNLRSPSGVSYVMENRRTMARVFPNLFATHRVRAVGDYSSHLLRALRNAAATNEADPTVVVLTPGPFNSAYFEHSLLARQMGVELVEGRDLFCRDNVVYMRTTEGERQVDVIYRRIDDDFLDPMQFRPDSVLGVAGLLNAARAGNVVISSAVGNGVGDDKLVYTYVPTIIEYYLGEKPLLANVDTLRCWLDTEREEVLDRLDELVIKPVEGSGGYGIVFGPDASEKELATIRKKVIGDPRGWIAQPVVQLSTVPTKVGDALAPRHVDLRPFAVNDGEQVWVLPGGLTRVALTEGSLVVNSSQGGGSKDTWVLASRTSVAARELGAAEVVRKIPKPSKAQVAEKGSEQSSSQQQQGQQQNQQQQQQVMH is encoded by the coding sequence ATGTGTCGGGTGAGCCTTCGTACCCTGCCTTCGGAAGCCAGTCGGACGTCACGTAACGGTTCGCGACAGCCGCGCCGACATGACCATATCTTCGGCGGCTACAACGCCATGGGCTCCTACGCCAAAGCCTTCGACGAGATGTTCGACAATCAGGGCAACGTCCGCGGGCCGTATAAAGGCATCTTCGCCGAGCTTGCCCCGTCCGACGCCGAGGAGCTCGAGGCCAGGGCCGAGGCGTTGGGCCGCGCCTTCATCGACCAGGGCATCACCTTCTCGCTGTCCGGCCAGGAGCGGCCCTTTCCGCTGGACCTGGTGCCCCGCGTCATCTCTGCCGCCGAATGGTCCCGGCTGGAACGCGGCATCACCCAGCGGGTCAAAGCGCTGGAGATGTACCTCGACGACATTTACGGCGACCAGGAGATCCTGCGCGACGGGGTCATCCCGCGCCGGTTGGTCACCTCCTGCGAGCACTTCCACCGGCAAGCCGCCGGGATCAACCCGCCCAACGGTGTGCGTATCCACGTCGCCGGCATCGACCTGGTTCGCGACGCCCAGGGCACCTTCCGGGTGCTCGAGGACAACCTGCGGTCCCCGTCCGGTGTCTCCTACGTCATGGAGAACCGGCGGACCATGGCCCGGGTCTTCCCGAACCTGTTCGCCACCCATCGGGTGCGCGCCGTCGGCGACTACTCGTCACATCTGCTGCGGGCGCTGCGCAACGCCGCCGCCACCAATGAGGCCGACCCCACCGTCGTCGTCCTCACTCCGGGCCCGTTCAACTCCGCCTACTTCGAGCATTCCCTGCTGGCCCGGCAGATGGGCGTCGAACTGGTCGAGGGCCGCGACCTGTTCTGCCGCGACAACGTCGTCTACATGCGCACCACCGAGGGCGAACGTCAGGTCGACGTCATCTACCGCCGCATCGATGACGACTTCCTCGATCCGATGCAATTCCGGCCCGACTCCGTGCTGGGAGTCGCGGGCCTCCTCAATGCCGCGCGCGCCGGCAACGTCGTGATCTCCAGCGCGGTGGGTAACGGCGTCGGCGACGACAAGCTCGTCTACACCTACGTGCCGACCATCATCGAGTACTACCTCGGCGAGAAGCCGTTGCTGGCCAACGTCGACACATTGCGCTGCTGGCTCGACACCGAACGCGAAGAGGTGCTCGACCGCCTCGACGAGCTGGTGATCAAGCCGGTCGAAGGCTCGGGCGGCTACGGAATCGTGTTCGGCCCGGACGCCTCCGAGAAGGAACTGGCGACCATTCGCAAGAAGGTCATCGGCGATCCACGCGGCTGGATCGCCCAGCCGGTGGTGCAGCTGTCGACGGTGCCGACCAAGGTCGGCGATGCCTTGGCGCCACGCCATGTCGATCTGCGCCCGTTCGCGGTCAACGACGGCGAGCAGGTGTGGGTGCTGCCCGGCGGGCTGACCCGGGTGGCCCTTACCGAGGGCTCGCTGGTGGTCAACTCCAGTCAGGGCGGCGGGTCCAAGGACACCTGGGTGCTGGCCTCGCGCACATCGGTGGCCGCTCGCGAGCTTGGCGCCGCCGAGGTCGTCCGCAAGATCCCCAAACCGTCCAAGGCGCAGGTCGCAGAGAAGGGCTCCGAACAGTCCTCCAGTCAGCAACAGCAAGGCCAACAGCAGAACCAGCAGCAGCAACAGCAGGTGATGCACTGA
- the rpsT gene encoding 30S ribosomal protein S20 encodes MANIKSQEKRIRTNERRRVRNKSVKSSLHTAIRGFREAAAGGDKDKAAELLASTSRKLDKAASKGVIHKNQAANKKSALAQAFNKI; translated from the coding sequence GTGGCCAACATCAAGTCGCAGGAAAAGCGGATCCGCACCAACGAGCGGCGCCGTGTGCGCAACAAGTCGGTGAAGAGCTCGCTTCACACGGCGATCCGCGGGTTCCGCGAGGCAGCTGCCGGTGGCGACAAGGACAAGGCCGCCGAGTTGCTGGCGTCGACCAGCCGCAAGCTGGACAAGGCTGCCAGCAAGGGTGTCATCCACAAGAACCAGGCAGCCAACAAGAAGTCTGCGCTGGCTCAGGCCTTCAACAAGATCTGA
- the holA gene encoding DNA polymerase III subunit delta: MSETAGLHLILGDEELLVDRAISEVLRAARAMAGNADVPVDRLRAGEVSVNELAELLSPSLFADERVVVLESAAEAGKDAVGLIATAAADLPPGTVLAVVHTGGGRAKALADQLKKLGAQVHPCAKITKAAERADFVRAEFRALKIKVADDTVTALLDAVGSDIRELAAACSQLVADTDGQIDAVAVRRYHSGKAEVTGFEIADKAVVGDIAGSAEALRWAMMAGVPHVVLADALAEALHTIARVAPLSGDPYRLAGELGMPPWRIQKAQKQSRRWSRDKVATAMRLVAALNADVKGVAADADYALEDAVRKVAHLAAGSGRD, translated from the coding sequence GTGAGCGAGACGGCGGGCCTGCATCTGATCCTGGGTGACGAGGAGCTTCTCGTCGACCGCGCCATCTCCGAGGTGCTGCGGGCCGCCCGCGCCATGGCGGGCAACGCCGACGTCCCGGTCGACCGGTTGCGCGCCGGCGAGGTCTCGGTCAACGAGCTGGCCGAACTGCTCAGCCCTTCGCTGTTCGCCGACGAGCGGGTGGTGGTGCTCGAGTCGGCCGCCGAAGCCGGCAAGGATGCTGTCGGGCTGATCGCCACGGCGGCCGCGGACCTGCCGCCCGGCACCGTGCTGGCGGTCGTGCACACCGGCGGCGGGCGTGCCAAGGCGCTGGCTGATCAGCTGAAGAAGCTCGGCGCCCAGGTGCATCCCTGCGCCAAGATCACCAAGGCCGCCGAACGGGCCGACTTCGTGCGCGCCGAGTTCCGCGCACTGAAGATCAAGGTCGCCGACGACACGGTCACCGCATTGCTCGACGCCGTCGGCTCCGATATCCGAGAACTCGCAGCGGCCTGCTCGCAGCTGGTCGCCGACACCGATGGCCAGATCGACGCCGTCGCGGTCCGGCGCTATCACAGCGGCAAGGCGGAGGTCACCGGGTTCGAAATCGCCGACAAGGCCGTGGTGGGCGATATCGCCGGGTCGGCCGAAGCGCTGCGGTGGGCGATGATGGCCGGCGTCCCGCATGTCGTCCTGGCCGACGCGCTGGCCGAGGCATTGCACACAATCGCGCGGGTGGCCCCGCTGTCGGGCGATCCCTACCGGCTGGCCGGTGAGCTGGGAATGCCGCCCTGGCGCATCCAGAAGGCGCAGAAACAGTCGCGGCGCTGGTCGCGCGACAAGGTGGCTACGGCGATGCGGCTGGTGGCGGCGCTGAACGCAGACGTCAAAGGCGTAGCGGCTGATGCCGACTACGCCCTTGAGGATGCGGTGCGCAAGGTCGCGCACCTGGCCGCCGGCAGCGGCCGGGATTGA
- a CDS encoding ComEC/Rec2 family competence protein, with protein sequence MIDAPARLDLRLVPAALAAWAVTAAGITWPIGPLLAAVCAAVGLGWVALARWYGHARPVLRTAAVAVIGTAVVGAGFALVATMRSAAVSGHPITQRFGTVATVTVTPTEDPRPLGSGRLMFRGSLAELNGTELSGTVVVFASMSGFSELMAGQPARFRARITRPSRHDLTVAMLNATGEPTLGRASPLQRAARAVRVRFAEVSRDVLPADQAAILPGLVLGDTSAVSGTTTAQFRTAGLTHLTAVSGANVTIVCGTVLLSAGLVGPRAAVGLAAVALMVFVFVVQPTASVLRAAVMGAIALVAIVSARRRQAIPVLAATVLGLLIVAPQLAVDAGFALSVSATAALVVLAPGWAARLIAHGWPKPLAEAVCIALAAQLVTAPLVAAISGRLSVVGVLANLAVAVVIPPITVLGTAAAAMCWLMPPAAGLLIRFTGPELWWLLHVASTAAGVPGAALSVPSGLAGVVTVAATTLAVVVLWRWIKVGVSRCRPVVKRSGGERDGGPASDPG encoded by the coding sequence GTGATCGATGCGCCCGCACGCCTGGATCTGCGGTTGGTGCCTGCGGCCCTGGCCGCCTGGGCGGTCACCGCAGCGGGTATCACCTGGCCGATCGGGCCGCTGCTGGCTGCGGTCTGCGCGGCCGTCGGGCTCGGCTGGGTAGCGCTGGCCCGATGGTATGGCCACGCCCGGCCGGTATTGCGGACGGCCGCCGTCGCGGTGATCGGCACCGCGGTTGTGGGAGCGGGTTTCGCACTGGTGGCGACGATGCGCAGCGCCGCCGTCAGCGGCCACCCCATCACGCAACGATTCGGCACCGTGGCCACGGTGACTGTGACACCGACCGAAGACCCCCGGCCGCTGGGCAGTGGCCGGCTGATGTTCCGCGGCTCGTTGGCCGAGCTGAACGGCACCGAACTATCGGGCACCGTTGTTGTCTTCGCGTCGATGTCGGGCTTCAGCGAGCTGATGGCAGGCCAGCCGGCCCGATTCAGGGCGCGGATCACCCGCCCGTCCCGGCACGACCTGACGGTGGCGATGCTCAACGCCACCGGTGAGCCAACGCTGGGCCGGGCCTCGCCGCTACAGCGCGCAGCGCGGGCGGTGCGCGTGCGCTTCGCGGAAGTGTCCCGCGATGTGCTGCCGGCCGATCAGGCCGCCATCCTGCCCGGGCTGGTTCTGGGTGACACTTCCGCCGTAAGTGGCACCACCACAGCGCAATTCCGCACAGCCGGGCTCACCCACTTGACCGCCGTATCCGGTGCCAACGTCACGATCGTCTGCGGCACGGTACTGCTGTCGGCAGGCTTGGTCGGACCGCGCGCAGCGGTCGGTCTGGCGGCGGTGGCGCTGATGGTGTTCGTCTTCGTCGTGCAGCCGACTGCCAGCGTGTTGCGCGCTGCGGTGATGGGCGCCATCGCGCTGGTGGCCATCGTGAGTGCCCGCAGGCGCCAAGCCATTCCGGTGCTGGCGGCCACCGTCCTCGGATTGCTCATCGTCGCGCCGCAATTGGCGGTCGACGCCGGCTTCGCGCTGTCAGTATCAGCCACGGCCGCACTCGTCGTGCTGGCGCCGGGCTGGGCGGCGCGGCTGATCGCTCACGGCTGGCCGAAACCGCTAGCGGAGGCGGTCTGCATCGCGCTGGCCGCCCAACTGGTCACCGCGCCGCTGGTCGCGGCGATCTCCGGGCGCCTGAGCGTGGTCGGAGTACTCGCCAACCTGGCTGTCGCTGTGGTGATTCCACCGATCACCGTCCTGGGCACCGCCGCGGCGGCGATGTGCTGGCTCATGCCGCCGGCCGCCGGGCTGCTGATCCGTTTCACCGGCCCCGAGCTGTGGTGGCTGCTGCACGTCGCGTCGACGGCTGCGGGGGTGCCCGGTGCCGCGCTGTCGGTGCCCTCCGGGCTCGCTGGGGTCGTGACCGTCGCCGCAACGACGCTGGCCGTCGTGGTGCTGTGGCGGTGGATCAAGGTCGGTGTCAGCCGCTGTCGGCCGGTCGTGAAACGATCGGGTGGTGAGCGAGACGGCGGGCCTGCATCTGATCCTGGGTGA
- a CDS encoding ComEA family DNA-binding protein: protein MRTEQPFASLHRRLHPGEASDAVPAGDEDAEEVPVPSWIPDGHAQRGWLAAIRADPGRSGGIALAVIAVVAVLVTVFTLMRDDPPPVVSAKLPPVEMVSSASARPSPDANQPVVVSVVGLVTKPGLVTLAPGARIADAVSAAGGTIDGADTLGLNLARHLTDGEQIVVGIGTPAGQPTALGSSVSGGASTASTSPAAPGKAAPAEPIDLNTATVDQLDALPGVGPVTAAAIVAWRDTNGKFSSVDQLGDVDGIGPARLDKLRALVRV, encoded by the coding sequence ATGCGCACCGAGCAGCCGTTCGCCAGCCTGCACCGCCGCCTGCACCCCGGCGAAGCGAGTGACGCCGTGCCCGCCGGCGACGAGGATGCCGAGGAGGTTCCGGTACCGAGCTGGATTCCCGACGGGCACGCCCAACGTGGCTGGCTGGCTGCGATCCGGGCCGACCCGGGCCGCTCCGGCGGCATTGCACTGGCCGTGATCGCCGTTGTCGCCGTGCTCGTCACGGTGTTCACCCTGATGCGCGACGATCCACCGCCCGTCGTGTCGGCCAAACTCCCGCCGGTGGAGATGGTGTCCTCGGCGTCCGCGCGGCCCAGCCCGGATGCCAATCAACCGGTCGTCGTCAGTGTCGTCGGGCTGGTCACCAAACCAGGCCTGGTGACGCTGGCCCCCGGCGCCCGGATCGCCGACGCGGTATCGGCCGCCGGCGGCACCATCGACGGTGCCGACACGCTCGGGCTGAACCTGGCCCGCCATCTCACCGACGGCGAGCAGATCGTGGTCGGCATCGGCACCCCGGCGGGCCAACCGACTGCGCTGGGTAGCTCGGTCAGTGGGGGAGCCTCGACCGCCTCCACTTCACCGGCAGCGCCGGGGAAGGCGGCACCAGCCGAACCTATCGACCTGAACACCGCCACCGTCGACCAACTCGACGCACTGCCCGGCGTCGGACCCGTGACGGCCGCCGCGATCGTGGCTTGGCGTGACACCAACGGAAAGTTCAGCAGCGTCGACCAACTCGGCGATGTCGACGGCATCGGCCCGGCGCGGCTGGACAAGCTGCGCGCGCTGGTGCGGGTGTGA
- a CDS encoding NAD(P)H-dependent amine dehydrogenase family protein — protein MTATADRPIRVIQWTTGNIGRRSLHAIISRPDLELVGVYAHGTDKLGVDAAELSGWPEPTGITATNDIDALLATKPDACCYNPLWPSVDELVRLLEAGVNVCSSAAWITGGKQTPEDLARIRKACEQGNSTIFGSGAHPGMTNMVGMVLSGSCERVDEIRITESVDCSTYESAGTQSAMGFGCAPDTPGLEESVRQESEVFAESAAMMADAIGAKLDRMTFDVTFTTATGDSDLGFMTIPEGTVGGVYGYHRGWVGDRNVVSVGFNWIMGNHVVPPKPLEHGHVIQVFGVPNMRTVLHCLPPKNWPEPGFMGLGMIYTAMPVTNAVPAVVAAAPGIVTLADLPPVTGRFSG, from the coding sequence ATGACCGCCACCGCCGACCGCCCCATTCGGGTGATCCAGTGGACCACCGGCAATATCGGCCGCCGGTCGCTGCACGCGATCATCAGCAGGCCGGATCTGGAGCTGGTCGGGGTGTACGCCCATGGCACCGACAAGCTCGGCGTCGATGCCGCCGAGCTGTCCGGCTGGCCCGAGCCCACCGGGATCACGGCCACCAACGATATCGACGCGCTGCTGGCGACCAAGCCGGACGCCTGCTGCTACAACCCCCTGTGGCCCAGCGTGGACGAGTTGGTGCGCTTGCTCGAAGCCGGGGTCAACGTGTGTTCGTCGGCGGCCTGGATCACCGGCGGCAAGCAGACACCCGAGGACCTGGCCCGGATTCGAAAGGCCTGCGAACAAGGCAATTCGACGATCTTCGGCAGTGGCGCCCACCCCGGGATGACGAACATGGTCGGCATGGTGCTGTCCGGTTCCTGCGAACGTGTCGACGAGATCCGCATCACCGAGTCGGTGGATTGTTCGACCTACGAATCGGCGGGCACCCAGTCCGCGATGGGGTTCGGCTGTGCCCCGGACACCCCGGGGCTGGAGGAAAGCGTGCGCCAGGAAAGCGAGGTGTTCGCCGAGTCGGCGGCGATGATGGCCGACGCGATCGGCGCCAAGCTCGACCGGATGACGTTCGATGTCACGTTCACCACCGCGACCGGCGACAGCGACCTCGGATTCATGACGATCCCGGAGGGCACCGTCGGCGGCGTGTACGGCTACCACCGCGGCTGGGTTGGGGACCGCAATGTGGTCAGCGTGGGCTTCAACTGGATCATGGGCAATCACGTCGTGCCGCCCAAGCCGCTCGAGCATGGCCACGTCATCCAGGTCTTCGGGGTGCCCAACATGCGCACGGTGCTGCATTGCCTGCCACCCAAGAACTGGCCCGAGCCCGGGTTCATGGGGTTGGGGATGATCTACACCGCCATGCCGGTGACCAACGCCGTGCCCGCGGTGGTCGCCGCGGCGCCGGGCATCGTGACGCTGGCCGACCTGCCCCCGGTGACCGGACGCTTTTCAGGGTGA
- a CDS encoding YceI family protein, producing MTAPAQTTDLSAGTWAIDPAHSSISFSVRHLVVSKVRGTFGTFSGAITVATDGTPSVTAEIDVASVHSGNDQRDAHLRAADFFDVEKYPTATFVSTSVTPDGEDYRLEGDFTLKGVTRPVSLALQFNGVNPGMGHGAVAGFEASVVLNRKDFGIDIDMPLETGGAVVGDKVTITLEIEALKQA from the coding sequence ATGACCGCACCGGCTCAGACCACCGATCTCAGCGCAGGAACCTGGGCGATCGACCCCGCCCACTCGTCGATCAGCTTCTCGGTACGCCACCTCGTCGTCAGCAAGGTCCGCGGCACCTTCGGCACGTTCAGCGGCGCTATTACCGTAGCGACCGATGGCACCCCGTCGGTGACTGCCGAGATCGACGTCGCCTCGGTACACTCCGGCAACGACCAGCGCGATGCCCACCTGCGGGCGGCCGACTTCTTCGATGTCGAGAAGTACCCCACCGCCACCTTCGTGTCCACGTCGGTGACCCCGGACGGCGAGGACTACCGACTGGAGGGCGACTTCACCCTCAAGGGCGTGACCCGACCGGTGAGCCTGGCCCTACAGTTCAACGGGGTGAATCCCGGCATGGGGCACGGCGCGGTCGCAGGCTTCGAGGCGTCGGTGGTGTTGAACCGCAAGGACTTTGGCATCGACATCGACATGCCACTGGAGACCGGTGGCGCAGTGGTCGGCGACAAGGTCACCATCACCCTCGAGATCGAAGCGCTCAAGCAGGCGTGA
- a CDS encoding DegV family protein — MAVVVVTDSSARLRADEVRAGDIRVVPLHILVDGRDLRDGVDAVPADLYQRGHVTTAGATPSELAATYRDALRDSGGDGVVAVHISGELSSTLGAAEYAAREFGGAVRVVDSKSTAMGTGFVAVAAARAAVAGADLETVVAEAESAVSRVRAYVVVQRLDNLRRSGRIGTAASWLGTALALKPLLRIDEQGRLVLAQRVRTASKAQAAMVEQVLEVVGEQRASLAVHHIDNPTVAAELAATLAAALPGCGDAVIADLGPVLGVHVGAGAVGIVVAVDPTPPTPLTPA, encoded by the coding sequence ATGGCCGTCGTCGTGGTCACCGACTCGTCGGCGCGGCTGCGGGCCGATGAGGTCCGCGCCGGCGATATCCGCGTTGTGCCGCTGCACATACTCGTCGACGGTCGCGACCTGCGCGACGGTGTCGACGCCGTGCCAGCCGATCTGTACCAGCGCGGACACGTGACGACCGCGGGCGCCACCCCGAGCGAACTCGCCGCAACCTACCGGGACGCGTTGCGCGACAGCGGCGGTGACGGCGTGGTGGCCGTGCATATCTCCGGCGAACTCTCGAGCACACTGGGTGCTGCCGAATACGCGGCGCGCGAGTTCGGCGGGGCCGTGCGGGTGGTCGACTCGAAGTCGACCGCGATGGGCACCGGGTTCGTCGCAGTGGCCGCCGCCCGTGCTGCCGTCGCAGGTGCGGACCTGGAAACCGTTGTTGCCGAGGCGGAATCAGCAGTCTCCCGGGTGCGTGCCTACGTTGTCGTCCAGCGTCTGGACAACCTGCGGCGTAGCGGCCGGATCGGCACCGCCGCGTCATGGCTCGGCACCGCGCTGGCCCTCAAGCCACTGCTGCGCATCGACGAGCAGGGTCGGCTGGTGCTGGCTCAGCGGGTGCGCACCGCATCCAAAGCGCAAGCGGCGATGGTCGAGCAGGTGCTTGAGGTGGTGGGGGAGCAGCGAGCATCGCTCGCCGTCCATCACATCGACAATCCGACCGTTGCCGCAGAATTGGCTGCCACGCTGGCCGCCGCCCTGCCTGGCTGCGGGGATGCCGTCATCGCCGACCTGGGCCCGGTACTCGGTGTGCACGTCGGCGCCGGCGCGGTGGGAATCGTCGTCGCCGTCGATCCCACCCCGCCCACTCCGCTCACGCCTGCTTGA
- the octT gene encoding diglucosylglycerate octanoyltransferase, whose product MSSEQLDPPPDPRTLLIFCDSLSYYGPQGGLPSDDPRIWPNIVARQLGWDVELIGRIGWTSRDVWWAATQDPRAWAALPRAGAVIFATSGMDSLPSPLPTALRELIRYVRPSWLRRWVRDGYGWAQPKLSPIARPALPPHLTVEYLEMTRGALDFNRPGIPMIASIPSVHIAPTYGMSHRGRPGTVAAINEWAAQHDIPVVDLKAAVGEEVMAGRGNPDGIHWNFEAHQGVADLMLKALAEAGVPLDSTRD is encoded by the coding sequence ATGTCCTCTGAGCAACTGGATCCACCCCCGGACCCCCGGACTCTGCTGATCTTCTGCGATTCCCTATCCTATTACGGCCCGCAAGGTGGCCTGCCCTCCGACGATCCGCGAATCTGGCCCAACATTGTTGCCCGCCAACTGGGTTGGGACGTCGAGTTGATCGGCCGGATCGGGTGGACCAGCCGTGACGTGTGGTGGGCGGCCACTCAGGATCCGCGCGCATGGGCCGCGTTACCGCGGGCCGGTGCGGTGATCTTCGCGACCAGTGGCATGGATTCGCTGCCCTCGCCGCTGCCGACCGCGCTGCGCGAACTCATCCGCTACGTACGCCCCTCGTGGCTGCGCCGCTGGGTCCGGGACGGATATGGGTGGGCGCAGCCGAAGCTGTCGCCGATCGCACGTCCGGCACTACCACCTCACCTGACGGTGGAATACCTCGAAATGACTCGTGGTGCGTTGGATTTCAACCGGCCTGGCATCCCGATGATTGCCTCGATTCCCTCGGTGCACATCGCGCCCACCTACGGCATGTCCCATCGCGGCCGGCCCGGTACGGTCGCCGCGATCAACGAATGGGCGGCCCAGCACGACATTCCGGTGGTCGACTTGAAAGCTGCGGTGGGTGAAGAGGTCATGGCCGGCCGCGGCAATCCCGACGGCATCCACTGGAATTTCGAAGCACATCAAGGCGTCGCCGATCTGATGCTCAAAGCGCTTGCCGAAGCTGGTGTTCCGCTCGACAGCACGCGCGACTGA
- the gpgP gene encoding glucosyl-3-phosphoglycerate phosphatase, with amino-acid sequence MTVRRLVMLRHGQTEYNAGSRMQGQLDTELTDLGRAQAVAAAEVLAKRQPLLIVSSDLRRAYDTAVALADRTGLRVQVDTRLRETHLGDWQGLTHHQVDDTAPGARQAWRDDATWAPHGGESRIDVADRSVPLVADLVAGEPEWGRDDPDRPLVLVAHGGLIAALCAALLGLPVESWPVLGGMGNASWAQLSGHSADDAPFKAIRWRLDVWNASAQVANDVL; translated from the coding sequence GTGACGGTGCGCCGGCTGGTCATGCTGCGGCACGGCCAGACCGAGTACAACGCCGGTAGCCGTATGCAGGGTCAGCTCGATACCGAACTGACTGATCTGGGCCGGGCGCAGGCCGTCGCCGCCGCTGAGGTGCTGGCCAAACGCCAGCCGCTGCTGATCGTGTCCTCGGACTTGCGGCGCGCCTACGACACCGCGGTGGCGCTGGCCGACCGCACCGGGCTGCGGGTGCAGGTCGACACCCGGCTTCGAGAGACCCACCTCGGCGACTGGCAGGGGCTCACCCATCACCAGGTGGACGACACCGCACCAGGAGCCCGCCAGGCCTGGCGCGATGACGCCACCTGGGCCCCGCACGGCGGTGAAAGCCGCATCGACGTCGCGGATCGCAGCGTGCCGCTGGTTGCCGATTTGGTTGCCGGAGAACCGGAGTGGGGTCGAGATGATCCTGACCGGCCGCTGGTACTGGTGGCTCATGGTGGGTTGATCGCGGCGCTGTGCGCGGCACTTCTCGGATTGCCGGTCGAAAGCTGGCCCGTGCTGGGCGGGATGGGCAATGCCAGCTGGGCACAACTATCCGGGCACAGTGCCGACGATGCGCCGTTCAAGGCCATTCGCTGGCGCCTCGATGTGTGGAACGCCTCGGCTCAGGTGGCTAACGATGTCCTCTGA
- the rsfS gene encoding ribosome silencing factor, which produces MTATDEAVQMATVAARAAAAKLAQDIVVIDVSGQLVITDCFVIASAANERQVNAIVDEVEEKMRLAGYKPARREGTREGRWVLLDFVDIVVHIQHQEERNFYALDRLWRDCPFLSVDLDDVEAGAAGPATSEAGAAGPATSEAGAAGPATSGDTP; this is translated from the coding sequence GTGACCGCGACCGACGAAGCCGTTCAGATGGCCACTGTGGCGGCCAGAGCCGCCGCGGCCAAGCTCGCGCAGGACATCGTTGTCATCGACGTGTCTGGCCAGCTGGTGATCACCGACTGCTTCGTGATCGCATCGGCGGCCAATGAGCGTCAGGTGAACGCGATCGTCGATGAGGTCGAGGAGAAGATGCGGCTGGCCGGGTACAAGCCTGCGCGCCGCGAGGGCACCCGGGAAGGCCGGTGGGTGCTGCTCGATTTCGTCGACATCGTGGTGCATATCCAGCACCAGGAGGAGCGCAACTTCTACGCCCTGGACCGGTTGTGGCGGGACTGCCCGTTCTTGTCTGTCGACCTCGATGACGTCGAGGCCGGAGCCGCTGGGCCGGCGACATCAGAGGCCGGAGCCGCTGGGCCGGCGACATCAGAGGCCGGAGCCGCTGGGCCGGCGACATCAGGGGACACGCCGTGA
- the nadD gene encoding nicotinate-nucleotide adenylyltransferase, whose amino-acid sequence MGGTFDPIHNGHLVAASEVAALFDLDEVVFVPTGQPWQKSREVTPPEDRYLMTVIATASNPRFSVSRVDIDRGGPTYTNDTLRDLRALNPDADLYFITGADALASILSWQNWEELFALAKFVGVSRPGYELNAKHIVAAFDQLPEEALSLVEVPALAISSTDCRVRAAGNRPIWYLVPDGVVQYVSKRGLYSGVGQPSRPAVTTFEETPT is encoded by the coding sequence ATGGGTGGGACGTTCGATCCCATCCACAACGGCCACCTGGTCGCAGCCAGCGAAGTCGCCGCCCTCTTCGATCTCGACGAGGTGGTGTTCGTGCCCACCGGCCAGCCGTGGCAGAAGTCTCGGGAGGTGACCCCGCCCGAGGATCGCTACCTGATGACGGTCATCGCGACCGCCTCCAACCCGCGCTTCTCGGTCAGCCGCGTCGACATCGACCGCGGCGGGCCCACCTACACCAATGACACCCTGCGGGACCTGCGCGCGCTCAATCCCGATGCAGACCTGTACTTCATCACCGGTGCCGATGCGCTGGCGTCGATCCTGTCCTGGCAGAACTGGGAGGAGCTGTTCGCACTCGCCAAGTTCGTCGGCGTCAGCCGGCCCGGTTACGAACTCAACGCCAAGCACATCGTCGCGGCGTTCGATCAGCTGCCCGAGGAAGCGCTGAGCCTGGTCGAGGTGCCTGCCCTGGCGATCTCGTCCACCGACTGTCGCGTGCGTGCTGCCGGCAACCGACCGATCTGGTACCTGGTACCCGACGGCGTCGTGCAGTACGTGTCCAAGCGCGGCCTCTACAGCGGAGTCGGCCAACCGAGCCGGCCCGCCGTTACGACATTCGAGGAGACTCCAACGTGA